In the Oceanispirochaeta sp. M1 genome, one interval contains:
- a CDS encoding ABC transporter permease: MENTNSKIAGIKIPAKLKNILSTHTSLITFIAMLIFLGVITNGAALRIGSLQNLVVAEAVRAFAALGVGMIIITRGIDLSLGQVIGLSACVASSFSQTADYNSALYAGQEFALWVPVVAGITVGALFGLFNGILVAYGNIPPFIATLGSMSIARGFKLIYTQASTLGSLKNEYKVISQGFLGPIPYLLLYVLVAAFVIWVLMNHTKQGKSIYAIGGNAMAAKVSGINVKAQLVRVYLYAGILYGIAGILLSARLGLANPLTGNDMELDAIAAVTVGGISHAGGVGTVGGMMIGLMTLGLINFGMTFLGVNSYFQLLVKGGIIILAVYMDMRKHSRKE, from the coding sequence ATGGAAAATACGAATAGTAAAATTGCCGGCATTAAGATTCCGGCTAAATTAAAAAATATCTTAAGTACACATACAAGTCTGATCACTTTCATTGCGATGCTCATCTTTTTAGGTGTCATTACAAATGGAGCTGCTCTGAGAATCGGTTCTCTACAGAACCTTGTTGTTGCAGAGGCAGTTAGAGCGTTTGCTGCTCTGGGTGTTGGAATGATCATCATCACTAGAGGTATTGACCTCTCTTTAGGTCAGGTTATAGGCCTTTCAGCATGTGTAGCATCATCCTTTTCACAGACTGCTGACTACAACAGTGCTTTGTATGCAGGTCAGGAGTTTGCTCTTTGGGTCCCTGTCGTTGCCGGTATTACAGTTGGTGCTTTGTTTGGTCTATTTAATGGTATATTAGTGGCATATGGAAACATTCCTCCCTTCATTGCTACCCTGGGTTCCATGTCCATAGCCCGCGGATTTAAGCTTATTTATACACAGGCCTCTACACTGGGGTCTCTGAAGAATGAGTACAAAGTTATTTCACAGGGATTTCTTGGTCCCATTCCTTATCTATTGCTTTATGTGCTTGTCGCCGCCTTTGTTATCTGGGTACTGATGAACCATACAAAACAGGGAAAAAGCATCTACGCCATTGGTGGTAATGCCATGGCAGCCAAGGTTTCCGGTATTAACGTAAAAGCCCAGTTGGTCAGAGTGTACCTGTATGCAGGTATCCTTTATGGAATCGCAGGTATTCTTCTTTCAGCACGTCTTGGACTGGCTAACCCTCTTACAGGGAACGATATGGAGTTGGATGCTATTGCGGCTGTAACAGTTGGTGGTATCTCTCATGCCGGTGGTGTGGGTACAGTCGGTGGTATGATGATCGGTCTTATGACCCTGGGTCTTATCAACTTCGGTATGACCTTCCTGGGTGTAAACTCCTATTTCCAGTTACTTGTAAAAGGTGGAATTATCATTCTTGCCGTTTATATGGATATGAGAAAACACTCTAGAAAAGAATAA
- a CDS encoding sugar ABC transporter ATP-binding protein — protein sequence MSKQQEYILEMHNISKSFPGVKALDNVSLKVRPGTVHALMGENGAGKSTLMKCLFGMYTKDEGEVYLNGEKVDFHSAKNALESGVSMIHQELSNVPDRFVMENLWLGREPLHRIGPLALVDHKKMYNDTVELMKTLDMEINPKSKMSDISISNQQGCEIAKAVSYSTSVVVMDEPTSSLTETEVNHLFKIINNLRDQGVAIIYISHKMSEIFEISDEISVMRDGQLVATKPASELDDDKLINLMVGRDMTHRFPPIDFNVGEETVLKVDNLTALNPRSFKDISFELKKGEILGIGGLVGAQRTELVEAIFGMRGIASGMIEVHGKHVNIKSPKEAIGHGIGLITEDRRGTGIFPLLSILDNTSIPSLDDYLKKSHLLNHKKIETDSVKMNKQLRTKTPNYHTPIQNLSGGNQQKVIVARWLMTSPDILIMDEPTRGIDVGAKYEIYLIMTELIKQGKSIIMVSSEMPELLGMASRIMVLCDGKKTGTLTREEANQESIMRLAAQFS from the coding sequence ATGTCAAAGCAGCAGGAGTACATCCTGGAAATGCACAACATATCCAAATCATTTCCCGGAGTTAAGGCTCTGGATAATGTAAGCCTGAAGGTCCGTCCCGGTACTGTTCATGCCCTTATGGGAGAGAATGGAGCCGGGAAGTCCACCCTTATGAAATGTCTGTTTGGAATGTACACCAAGGACGAGGGTGAAGTTTACCTGAATGGTGAAAAAGTTGATTTTCATAGTGCCAAGAATGCACTGGAATCAGGTGTTTCAATGATTCATCAGGAACTCTCAAATGTTCCTGATCGCTTTGTGATGGAAAACCTTTGGCTGGGAAGAGAACCTCTGCACCGCATTGGACCCCTGGCTCTGGTCGATCACAAGAAAATGTACAATGATACTGTAGAACTCATGAAAACTCTTGATATGGAGATAAATCCCAAGAGTAAAATGAGTGATATTTCAATTTCCAACCAACAGGGATGTGAAATAGCCAAGGCTGTTTCTTATAGTACCTCCGTTGTTGTTATGGACGAACCAACTTCTTCTCTTACGGAGACAGAGGTAAATCATCTTTTTAAAATTATCAATAATCTGAGAGATCAGGGTGTTGCTATTATATATATATCACACAAAATGTCTGAAATATTTGAAATCTCTGATGAAATTTCCGTAATGAGAGATGGACAACTGGTTGCCACAAAACCGGCTTCTGAACTGGATGACGATAAACTTATCAATCTGATGGTAGGACGGGATATGACCCACCGTTTTCCCCCTATCGATTTCAATGTCGGTGAAGAAACAGTATTGAAAGTTGACAATCTGACCGCCCTGAATCCCCGTTCTTTCAAGGATATATCCTTCGAATTAAAGAAAGGTGAGATCTTGGGTATCGGTGGATTGGTGGGTGCTCAGAGAACTGAGCTTGTAGAAGCTATCTTCGGTATGCGTGGCATCGCCTCGGGGATGATCGAAGTTCATGGAAAACATGTAAATATTAAAAGTCCAAAAGAAGCTATCGGTCATGGAATCGGGCTAATTACTGAAGACCGGAGAGGTACAGGAATTTTCCCCCTCCTCTCTATTCTGGATAATACTTCAATTCCCTCATTGGATGATTACTTGAAAAAGAGTCATCTCCTTAACCACAAGAAAATCGAGACTGATTCGGTTAAGATGAACAAACAGCTGAGAACTAAGACTCCAAACTACCATACACCCATTCAGAATCTGTCCGGGGGAAACCAGCAGAAGGTTATTGTTGCCAGATGGCTTATGACTTCTCCTGACATCCTGATAATGGATGAACCCACAAGAGGGATCGATGTGGGCGCTAAGTATGAAATCTACCTGATTATGACTGAGCTTATCAAACAGGGGAAATCAATTATTATGGTGTCTTCCGAGATGCCTGAACTTCTCGGAATGGCTAGTAGGATCATGGTTCTATGTGATGGTAAAAAAACAGGAACTTTGACTAGAGAAGAGGCAAATCAGGAATCTATTATGCGGCTGGCCGCTCAATTTTCATAA
- a CDS encoding substrate-binding domain-containing protein: protein MKKFLVLLAMVSVLFVSCQKKEAAAPEAKVEEKKEEIVIGALIRNTDEQFVADYADVLKGLAADAGVTLKLQDSRGDMAAQLDQMNTLLVQGVKHFVVVANVSEATEDMAKAIHAKGGSAAFSNIQPSVEALKVGPNFFLASSPETVAGTFQAQILDEYFTANPEKMANGDPDAIDAVFIYGQLGHPAQVYRTNAVKQGLIDAGYKLNVVAEDTANWKPSEAQSKMDAWISAYGGEFDVVIANNDGMALGAVESLITNGYMDDPNDPTKDIDGDGLVLSIPVVGVDATQVAVKAMDEKKLLGTVLQDAVGQATTAFELAMMMATEGSAAGKSAWGIAPLTAPIAEAPANDAAIVGQCYLVPFKAVTMSNYKEFMQ, encoded by the coding sequence ATGAAAAAATTTCTAGTATTGCTGGCTATGGTCTCGGTTTTGTTTGTATCTTGCCAAAAAAAAGAAGCTGCGGCACCCGAAGCAAAAGTTGAGGAAAAGAAGGAAGAGATCGTTATCGGTGCTCTGATCAGAAACACTGATGAACAGTTTGTTGCTGACTATGCTGATGTTCTTAAAGGACTTGCTGCCGATGCCGGTGTAACCCTGAAACTTCAGGATTCACGTGGTGATATGGCTGCTCAGCTTGACCAGATGAATACTCTTCTTGTACAGGGTGTAAAACACTTTGTTGTTGTTGCTAACGTATCTGAAGCTACAGAAGATATGGCTAAAGCCATCCACGCCAAGGGCGGATCTGCAGCTTTCTCAAATATTCAGCCCTCTGTTGAAGCCCTGAAAGTTGGACCCAACTTCTTCCTGGCTTCCTCTCCTGAAACTGTAGCCGGTACTTTTCAGGCTCAGATTCTTGACGAGTATTTCACAGCTAACCCCGAGAAAATGGCTAATGGTGATCCCGATGCCATCGATGCAGTCTTTATTTATGGTCAGCTCGGACATCCTGCACAGGTTTACAGAACTAATGCAGTAAAACAGGGTCTGATTGACGCTGGTTACAAATTGAATGTTGTTGCAGAAGACACAGCTAACTGGAAACCTTCTGAAGCACAGTCAAAAATGGACGCATGGATTTCTGCTTACGGCGGTGAGTTTGATGTAGTAATTGCTAACAATGACGGAATGGCTCTTGGTGCAGTTGAATCTCTGATTACTAACGGTTATATGGATGATCCTAATGATCCTACAAAAGACATCGATGGTGACGGACTTGTTCTGAGCATTCCTGTTGTCGGTGTTGATGCAACTCAGGTTGCTGTAAAAGCCATGGATGAAAAGAAACTCCTCGGTACAGTTCTTCAGGATGCAGTTGGACAGGCTACTACAGCTTTTGAACTGGCAATGATGATGGCTACTGAAGGTTCTGCAGCCGGTAAATCTGCTTGGGGAATTGCTCCTCTTACAGCTCCTATTGCAGAAGCTCCTGCTAACGACGCAGCTATTGTTGGACAGTGCTACCTTGTACCTTTCAAGGCTGTTACCATGTCTAACTATAAAGAGTTCATGCAGTAG
- a CDS encoding substrate-binding domain-containing protein, protein MKPSKIISLNILIVFAVLLMYFFSTNMNFFSVFNREYDVVLVMKTTERISEFWVILEKGAIQAAEDLGVNITINGPDMEDNIQQQINIMEEVIESKPDAIILAATDFNRLVPAAAMAREKKIDLLTVDSFISSNDSQCEIGTVNIAAGAKLGGYMTGQLNAGDTVAIISFVADSSPAIEREMGVRSALGEQFKILDTIYTNNNMNLGYSETKRILSEYPELKAIAALNENSAVGTYRAIKDSERAGDILFVTFDSDLELIQGLEDGIIKATLVQKPYNMGYLAVQNAYYLIKGRSVPPSIDTGSELISRENMYDIKNQKLLFPSK, encoded by the coding sequence ATGAAACCGAGTAAGATCATCTCGCTGAATATCCTCATTGTATTTGCTGTACTTCTGATGTATTTTTTCTCTACCAATATGAATTTCTTTTCTGTATTCAACAGGGAATATGATGTGGTTCTTGTTATGAAAACGACTGAAAGAATCAGCGAATTCTGGGTAATTCTTGAGAAGGGTGCTATTCAGGCCGCAGAAGATCTGGGGGTTAATATCACGATTAACGGACCGGACATGGAGGACAATATTCAGCAGCAGATAAATATTATGGAAGAAGTTATTGAGAGTAAACCTGATGCAATCATACTTGCTGCAACAGATTTTAATCGTCTTGTTCCTGCAGCAGCCATGGCCAGAGAAAAGAAAATTGATCTTCTCACTGTAGACTCGTTTATCTCCAGTAATGATTCACAATGCGAGATAGGCACAGTCAATATTGCTGCCGGGGCCAAGCTTGGCGGCTATATGACGGGGCAGCTTAATGCCGGAGATACTGTGGCAATTATAAGTTTTGTTGCAGACAGTTCTCCTGCAATTGAACGGGAAATGGGAGTCCGGTCCGCTCTGGGTGAACAATTTAAAATCCTGGATACTATTTATACTAATAACAATATGAATCTTGGCTATTCTGAAACAAAGCGGATTTTATCGGAATATCCTGAGCTTAAAGCCATAGCTGCATTGAATGAAAATTCTGCCGTAGGTACCTACAGGGCTATAAAAGATTCAGAGAGGGCAGGGGATATTCTTTTCGTAACCTTTGACAGCGACCTGGAGCTGATACAGGGGCTTGAAGATGGAATTATCAAGGCCACCCTCGTACAGAAGCCATATAATATGGGATATCTTGCAGTTCAGAATGCATATTATTTGATTAAAGGAAGATCTGTACCTCCCTCTATTGATACAGGCTCTGAACTGATTTCCAGAGAAAATATGTATGATATCAAGAACCAGAAACTTCTTTTTCCCTCAAAATAG
- a CDS encoding sensor histidine kinase, producing the protein MRNYSRRTSYSIRNQLIWSFSAMLVLELLVFGITTSILFERTLKENNNNYVSQMIHQMNGIIDNYISYMDDISSVVMQHEDVQEYLSSPSLSDIRESLKPGVQGFLYSIKEIRSDLVNLILLFEDGDFISSNPEDVLNDAFDFRNEDWYQKAGLQFQKPYITSSHVQNLLEGQYPWVNSISRSFHLNGEKKGILLLDLNYDVIQELSSNVEIGEKGYIFIINPEGEIVYHPRQDLIYNDLKHEKIEQILNLKKGSLLSRVDDEDILYTFGSSAQTGWTIVGVSNVKELLAGRRELQNFLWLLTLLTFSIVILISTLISGRIVQPIESLRKSMQEVEKGNFDIKINVQCDHEVYDLAEDCNIAIKKIKDLMVQNEKEQELKRKNEFKALQAQINPHFLYNTLDSIIWLIEGNENDEAVRMTEELADFFRLSLNKGREIIPIRQVIEHISSYMVIQQMRYKNKMDYRILVDPELYSFYSLKLLLQPLVENAIYHGIKNQKKEGMITIKAVKEGEVIRFSVEDSGPGIDSDTLEQLRAGKIPASSRSGMGLQNVQERLHIFFGKEYDLFFESEEGHGTCIGFTIPFIKEPPV; encoded by the coding sequence GTGAGAAATTATTCCAGAAGGACCAGCTACAGTATCAGGAATCAGCTTATATGGAGTTTCTCAGCCATGCTGGTTCTGGAACTCCTTGTATTTGGAATCACAACCAGCATTCTTTTTGAACGGACTCTTAAAGAGAACAACAACAATTATGTTTCACAGATGATTCATCAGATGAATGGAATCATAGATAACTATATCTCCTATATGGACGATATCTCATCTGTTGTCATGCAGCATGAAGATGTGCAGGAGTATCTCTCTTCTCCCAGCCTCTCAGACATAAGAGAGTCTCTCAAACCGGGAGTGCAGGGCTTTCTCTACTCTATCAAGGAGATCCGCAGCGACCTGGTTAATCTTATTCTCCTGTTTGAAGATGGGGATTTTATCAGCTCGAATCCTGAAGATGTACTCAATGACGCCTTTGATTTCAGAAATGAAGATTGGTATCAGAAGGCGGGGCTGCAGTTTCAGAAACCATATATCACATCATCACATGTTCAGAACCTGCTGGAAGGGCAGTATCCATGGGTGAACTCAATAAGCCGTTCCTTTCACCTGAATGGAGAGAAGAAGGGAATCCTGCTGCTGGATCTTAACTATGATGTTATTCAGGAACTCAGCAGTAATGTGGAGATAGGTGAGAAAGGATACATCTTTATTATCAATCCCGAGGGGGAAATCGTTTATCATCCACGGCAGGACCTGATTTACAACGATCTGAAACATGAAAAAATAGAGCAGATTCTGAATTTGAAAAAAGGCTCTCTTCTTTCGAGAGTCGATGATGAGGATATTCTGTATACCTTTGGCAGTTCGGCGCAGACGGGCTGGACCATAGTGGGAGTCTCAAATGTGAAAGAGCTCCTTGCAGGCCGGCGGGAGCTTCAGAATTTTCTCTGGCTTTTGACTCTACTGACTTTTTCCATTGTTATACTCATCTCCACTCTCATCTCAGGGAGAATCGTTCAGCCTATAGAGAGCCTGCGTAAGTCCATGCAGGAGGTGGAGAAAGGAAATTTTGATATTAAGATAAACGTGCAGTGTGATCATGAGGTTTATGATCTGGCCGAAGACTGTAATATTGCTATCAAGAAGATAAAAGATCTGATGGTTCAGAATGAAAAGGAGCAGGAGCTAAAGAGAAAGAATGAATTCAAGGCTCTTCAGGCGCAGATCAATCCCCATTTTCTCTACAATACTCTGGATTCAATCATATGGCTCATAGAAGGTAATGAGAATGATGAAGCCGTCAGGATGACCGAAGAGCTGGCGGATTTTTTTAGACTCAGTCTGAACAAGGGGAGAGAGATTATTCCCATTCGCCAGGTCATAGAACATATTTCATCCTATATGGTTATTCAGCAGATGCGATATAAGAACAAGATGGATTATCGAATCCTTGTTGATCCGGAATTATACTCCTTTTATTCATTGAAACTGCTTCTTCAACCTCTTGTTGAGAATGCAATCTATCATGGAATCAAGAATCAGAAGAAAGAGGGGATGATCACCATCAAGGCTGTAAAAGAGGGTGAAGTTATCAGGTTTTCTGTAGAAGACAGCGGGCCCGGGATCGACTCTGATACCCTTGAGCAGCTTCGGGCTGGAAAAATACCTGCCTCCTCACGCAGTGGAATGGGCCTGCAGAATGTTCAGGAACGTCTGCATATATTTTTCGGAAAGGAATATGATCTGTTTTTTGAAAGTGAAGAAGGACATGGAACCTGTATCGGATTCACCATTCCCTTTATCAAGGAGCCACCGGTATGA
- a CDS encoding response regulator, with the protein MSKYTLLLADDEQIIREGISRKINWEEEGFKFLPPCEDGESAIEAVRDFQPDVVITDICMPGKDGLEVAQFIAENSPDTLVIILSGYEDFDYARQAMLVNVHEYVLKPLSSRKIRELLERIRQELSRRKAFQLDMNRLLQLQEEHRQVIRERFLCRVLSRPIKTEEILEYQDILQGQMPASDYYSVLVVDLDSQDKPSPGVLTQDLYLLAVREEVEKFREKVPRMLICQPPEPAVCIILYDDKEASLNHTARYLAEQLGRSISVLPDFTMSIGLGGSVHGMSELHLSTRQAYQALENRLIMGNSSVFLFQDSVDSNADRHNRFLQNADRLMNALKQQSADSVSDLVKDFIFILRDSGLSPVRIRLEIAKFTFRVIDFLGSLEDSLSFDDLNRLSESLAGIPGLENIESVEDRLVSCLGEVSGLLKENRRTFPEKKINEIQAYLEKEYTSADITVEKITSLFFISPSYLSKLFRQFMDKTFVEYLTGLRVSKACELLKTSDRKLFEIAELVGYSDSRYFSSLFKKNTGMTPSQYRNKL; encoded by the coding sequence ATGTCCAAATACACCCTCTTACTTGCGGATGATGAACAGATCATCCGTGAAGGAATCAGCAGAAAGATAAACTGGGAAGAAGAGGGATTTAAATTCCTTCCCCCTTGTGAGGATGGAGAGTCCGCCATAGAGGCAGTCCGTGATTTTCAGCCTGATGTTGTTATAACCGATATCTGCATGCCGGGGAAAGACGGGCTCGAAGTAGCTCAATTTATTGCCGAAAACTCACCGGATACTCTGGTTATTATCCTTAGCGGATATGAAGATTTTGACTACGCCCGGCAGGCCATGCTGGTCAATGTTCATGAATATGTACTAAAACCTCTCAGCTCCCGGAAAATCCGTGAGCTTCTGGAGCGGATCAGGCAGGAGCTCTCCAGGAGAAAAGCTTTTCAGTTGGATATGAACAGACTCCTGCAGCTGCAGGAAGAACACCGGCAGGTGATCCGGGAAAGATTTCTGTGCAGGGTACTCAGCCGTCCCATAAAAACGGAAGAGATTCTTGAGTATCAGGATATTCTTCAGGGACAGATGCCGGCAAGTGATTACTACAGTGTTCTGGTGGTGGATCTTGATTCTCAGGATAAGCCTTCTCCCGGCGTACTTACACAGGATCTTTACCTTCTGGCAGTCCGGGAGGAAGTTGAGAAATTCAGAGAGAAGGTTCCCCGGATGCTTATCTGCCAACCACCTGAGCCTGCTGTCTGTATAATTCTGTATGATGATAAAGAAGCATCCCTTAATCATACTGCCCGATATCTGGCCGAACAGCTTGGCAGATCAATTTCTGTCCTTCCTGACTTTACCATGTCTATCGGTCTGGGTGGTTCAGTGCATGGAATGTCTGAATTGCACCTCTCAACCAGGCAGGCATATCAGGCTCTTGAAAACCGCCTTATTATGGGAAACAGTTCGGTCTTCCTGTTTCAGGATTCTGTAGACAGTAATGCCGACAGGCACAACCGCTTCCTTCAGAATGCAGACAGATTAATGAATGCATTGAAACAGCAGTCCGCCGATTCAGTCTCTGATCTGGTAAAGGATTTTATATTTATTCTCCGGGACAGTGGTTTATCTCCGGTTCGTATCCGTCTTGAAATTGCAAAATTCACATTTCGAGTCATTGATTTCCTGGGAAGCCTGGAAGACAGTCTTTCATTTGATGACCTGAACAGGCTGAGTGAGTCTCTGGCTGGCATACCAGGTCTTGAAAATATAGAATCTGTTGAGGATCGCCTTGTATCCTGCCTGGGAGAAGTTTCAGGCCTTCTGAAAGAGAACAGGCGGACATTCCCAGAGAAGAAAATCAATGAAATCCAGGCCTATCTTGAAAAAGAGTATACTTCTGCAGATATTACAGTGGAAAAAATTACATCTCTTTTCTTTATAAGTCCCAGTTATCTGAGTAAACTGTTCAGACAGTTTATGGATAAGACCTTTGTTGAGTATCTGACAGGGCTGAGGGTCTCCAAAGCCTGTGAATTACTTAAAACCAGTGATAGAAAACTTTTTGAGATAGCGGAACTTGTGGGCTATTCTGACTCTCGCTATTTCTCCAGTTTATTTAAGAAAAACACCGGTATGACTCCCTCTCAATACAGGAATAAATTGTGA
- a CDS encoding Glu/Leu/Phe/Val dehydrogenase, giving the protein MSELAMGNKEVFLRKLKKETGDILESQFRIDINTKDKILEEYFTKGYLPRWYFYSNTADTIAHHIYMLTHFLNANSDMLSQSGMNDNSKTYFINVGRDYPGRLARIIEKNLSMDIVAMDSESTASGLRIVTIDKRGENYVVLTDEEKKNADILRDHVITYGKENKLKFAQEFLNTISHKYMREELSVQRYPDRIFRHLHLFEKASASKKIVVESSIINDTLRLSMSGINPEKNFIFEALKYFKKNRINLERSYYDLFGNGENQVGIFSIYIKTPAMHYKDLEEIMRKSLSDFVNVPHLSRENSIEMRIENLIRKISSSLTEESLTVCLDELKTLCAENLKPGSEMGNFYLNSVTDFLEAASIAGLADNPAILRILLGFERFDEFFVSCPKDGKIKNVPGYRIKHSTVRGPSKGGLRIDPIVNFCEVAALSFMMTWKSARSRILFGGAKGGFMLNPREYDPRSMDFFDSLSNFGRSLFLVTGPAKDVPAGDVGCGADEIGRMFEGFKSALRDLALMVYGVRANVTMIGDQIISLEEARILLKEGFNIDYTDSRILKELGANQDYLELVVAAQITGKPRMGINARTGATGRGMCYATLAAVANLYLEGKWDASESLTKKEEALLKNMVGIDVPFILKKGGLDIITSDEWNELQSSVFPKLLKSKKMVVQGSGKVGSSIIRELAAYGVNLVAVSDAGGAIIGNNLDPEDVMASVRNSMDLEDRSVRASVIHTQKNVNEKILGASEGSAILELECDLLFPAALENAVTEKNAAKVKAKIEICGSNGSNSSKAEKILQEKGVLVVYDFLANSAGVTASYFEWLRNHYQRSRYEAENIYEKEFNDSVMNPFIMPEFLERIKSVLAQEESPEVTEQWNMILRDIMFSAVNEDYAFARENKVSLKDAGFINSQMRVLAAAMTKMNSLQAAVLEESLSEKPRQMLNEFLKHPEIEIFRNQAG; this is encoded by the coding sequence ATGTCAGAACTAGCTATGGGAAACAAGGAAGTATTCTTAAGGAAACTTAAAAAGGAGACAGGCGATATTCTGGAGAGTCAGTTCAGAATAGATATCAATACCAAAGATAAGATTCTTGAAGAGTATTTTACCAAAGGATATCTTCCCCGCTGGTATTTTTACAGTAATACCGCCGACACTATTGCGCATCATATTTACATGCTTACTCATTTTCTGAATGCAAACAGCGATATGCTGAGCCAGTCGGGAATGAATGACAATTCCAAAACATATTTTATCAATGTAGGCCGTGATTACCCCGGTCGCCTTGCAAGAATTATTGAAAAAAACCTCTCCATGGATATTGTGGCCATGGACTCTGAGTCTACTGCCAGCGGACTGCGTATTGTCACCATTGATAAGCGAGGTGAAAACTATGTTGTCCTTACAGATGAGGAAAAGAAAAATGCAGACATCCTGCGGGATCATGTCATTACATACGGTAAGGAAAACAAGCTGAAATTCGCTCAAGAATTCCTAAATACTATTTCTCATAAATATATGAGGGAGGAACTTTCAGTTCAGCGCTACCCTGACAGAATCTTTCGTCATCTTCACCTTTTCGAAAAAGCCTCAGCAAGCAAAAAAATTGTTGTTGAATCATCTATAATCAATGACACACTCCGCCTCTCTATGTCCGGTATCAATCCTGAAAAGAACTTCATTTTTGAGGCTCTTAAGTATTTTAAGAAAAACAGGATCAATCTGGAGAGAAGTTATTACGACCTTTTCGGAAACGGTGAAAATCAGGTCGGTATCTTCTCAATCTATATTAAAACTCCTGCCATGCATTACAAGGACCTTGAAGAAATCATGAGAAAGAGTCTTTCAGACTTTGTCAATGTTCCCCATCTTTCAAGGGAAAACAGTATTGAAATGAGGATTGAGAATCTGATCAGGAAAATCTCTTCCTCCCTGACTGAAGAATCTCTTACTGTCTGTCTTGATGAACTTAAGACACTTTGTGCGGAGAATCTCAAACCCGGTTCTGAAATGGGAAACTTCTATCTCAACTCTGTAACAGATTTTCTGGAAGCTGCATCCATTGCCGGCCTGGCGGACAATCCCGCTATTCTGCGAATTCTTCTGGGATTCGAGCGGTTTGATGAGTTTTTTGTATCCTGTCCCAAGGATGGAAAGATAAAGAATGTACCCGGTTACAGAATCAAACATAGTACGGTGCGCGGACCTTCAAAAGGCGGTCTCCGTATCGACCCCATTGTCAACTTCTGTGAGGTCGCAGCTCTCTCCTTTATGATGACCTGGAAGAGTGCTCGCAGCCGAATCCTGTTCGGTGGTGCCAAGGGTGGTTTTATGCTTAATCCCAGGGAGTACGATCCCAGGAGTATGGACTTCTTTGATTCATTGAGTAACTTCGGCCGTTCCCTTTTTCTGGTGACAGGCCCGGCCAAGGATGTTCCTGCAGGAGATGTCGGATGCGGTGCAGATGAAATCGGCAGGATGTTTGAAGGATTCAAATCGGCACTACGTGACCTGGCACTGATGGTATATGGTGTAAGAGCCAATGTGACCATGATCGGAGATCAGATTATCTCTCTGGAAGAGGCAAGAATCCTTCTTAAGGAAGGTTTTAATATTGATTATACTGATAGCCGGATACTCAAAGAACTTGGTGCAAATCAGGATTATCTGGAACTTGTTGTGGCTGCGCAGATTACTGGAAAACCAAGAATGGGAATCAATGCCCGTACAGGTGCTACCGGACGTGGTATGTGTTATGCCACCCTGGCGGCAGTAGCCAATCTCTATCTGGAAGGAAAATGGGATGCCTCTGAATCACTGACAAAGAAAGAGGAAGCACTTCTGAAAAATATGGTTGGTATTGATGTTCCCTTTATTCTTAAAAAAGGCGGACTTGATATCATAACTTCTGATGAGTGGAATGAATTGCAGAGTTCAGTCTTTCCTAAACTTCTGAAGTCTAAGAAGATGGTTGTTCAGGGTTCCGGTAAGGTTGGAAGCTCTATTATCAGAGAACTTGCTGCCTATGGTGTCAATCTTGTTGCTGTATCCGATGCGGGTGGTGCCATTATTGGTAATAACCTTGATCCCGAAGATGTTATGGCATCAGTGAGAAACTCAATGGATCTGGAGGATCGTTCAGTCAGAGCCTCAGTCATTCATACCCAGAAGAATGTAAACGAAAAGATTTTAGGTGCCAGTGAAGGTTCTGCTATTCTGGAACTTGAATGTGATCTCCTTTTTCCTGCTGCTCTGGAAAATGCGGTAACCGAGAAAAATGCTGCCAAGGTAAAGGCAAAAATCGAGATATGCGGAAGTAATGGAAGTAACAGTTCCAAGGCAGAGAAGATTCTGCAGGAAAAGGGTGTCCTGGTTGTGTATGACTTTTTGGCAAACAGTGCTGGAGTTACGGCCTCCTATTTTGAATGGCTGCGTAATCATTATCAGAGAAGCCGTTATGAGGCTGAAAATATTTATGAAAAGGAATTTAATGATTCAGTCATGAATCCCTTTATCATGCCCGAATTCCTGGAGCGGATTAAATCAGTGCTTGCACAGGAGGAGTCTCCTGAGGTGACAGAGCAGTGGAATATGATTCTCCGTGACATTATGTTCTCAGCTGTGAATGAAGACTATGCCTTTGCCCGGGAGAATAAAGTCTCCCTCAAGGATGCCGGATTCATCAACAGCCAGATGCGTGTCCTGGCTGCAGCAATGACTAAAATGAACAGCCTTCAGGCCGCAGTTCTGGAAGAGTCTCTTTCAGAAAAACCAAGGCAGATGCTTAATGAATTTCTAAAACACCCGGAAATTGAAATCTTTAGAAATCAGGCAGGCTGA